The Stigmatella aurantiaca genome includes the window TACATCGGCTGCTGGAACTCGGTGGAGCTGTCGCCGTTGGTGAAGGTGCCCACGGGCGTGCCGCCGTTGTACGGCATGTTGTCGATGTAGATCTTGAAGCCCTTCTCGTCCCAGAGGAAACCCCAGGTGTGCCACTGGTGGTAGTCGATGGTCTTGCCGGGCCACTGGGCGCGCGCACCGCCCACGTCCCCGTCGCACTTGGCATCGCCGCCGTTGGGCCAGTCGCTGCACGCGTTGGCCTGCCAGCCACCGGGGGCCGCCGCCATCTCGCCCGCCTCGGGAATCTCACGCCACAGGGCGTTGAAGCCCATGGCCTCGTTGGAGGGGTAGAGCGCCCGGTTCTCCTTGATCTGCGTGTACTCCATGATGTCGATCTCGCCGTTCATCGGCCAGCCGACGCTGTCGTCGCGCGTGCCGTTGGCGATGGCGCCGTTGGCGCCGAGCAGCCAGATGGCCGGCCACATGCCGCTCGGCGGCGTGGCGCCCGCGGGAAGATCCGCGAAGGGCATGCGCGCGCGGAACTCGATGTAGCCGTAGCGGAACTCGACCTTCTCGTCGCTCTTGATGCGGCCCGAGGTGTACTGCTGGCCGTTGGCGGGGAAGTTGGAGATGCCATCCGCCGGCGCGCACTCCTCATGGTCGAACACGCCGTTGCGGTTCTGGTCGTAGACGCAGTAGCCGGTGGCGGCACAGGTGCCGTTGGTGCCGCACTGGCTGGTGGCGGTACATTGCTGCCACACGACGCAGTCCAGCGGCTCCTTGCGGGCAAGCAGCGTCAGCTTGCCGTTCTCCACACAGTAGTTCCAGTTGTTGGGATGGGTGACACATTCCCGGTTCGTATAGGCCTGCTGCTCGAAGTTGACGCCCAGGTTCTCCTTCTTCCAGTTGGCGCTGTTGAGCAGGGACTTGGGCTGGCCCTTGTTCAGGTCGCCACCGAAGTCATCCTCCCACGTGAGGGTGAACGGCTGGCCCGCGATGGTGAGCGTCCGCGAGCCGTAGGACTCGAGCGGAGCCTCGCTCTGAAGCACCTCGGCCTCTTCCGGGGCCTGGGTGTCGTCCACCACGCAACTCACCGCGCCCAGCCCCAAGGCCCAAACGCTGCTTCCCAAAACCAGCCGCTTCCAGGCGGCGCTCCAGCCAGGTTTCATAATCTCAGACTCTTTTCTTGAAGGTCGGGAAACGGGAACCAGTCCGTAAGACCCGGTAAAAAAGTTTATATCACTCTCCAGTTCCGGGAAATGTGAATCAACTGACGCGTTGCGGCACAGGAGGGCAGCTCGATACAAACATTCACATTGCCCTGCCGTGACTTGCCGCGTCATGTCTACAGGGTGCTCCTCCAAGGCAGGAAATTCCACACCCCGAGTGAAGTCTCCACTCGGAGATGACACGCGGCGTTATTCACTCCAGGTCCGCGTTGGTGTTTCAGTCTTCAAGGCCGTGGAGCCCGAAAACAATCGAAACGTTTTCATTCACAGACAGCCAATCCGTCCGCTCGCCCACAGTCGGCTGCGCCCGGGCAGGGAATGTCTGAGTTCTCGGGACCAGCCCGGAGGCCAGAGACTTGAGGTTGGCCCCGCACCATCTAGGCTGGAGGCCGTGACTTCCCGCCTCCTCAGGCTTCCGGATTCCGGCCGGCTCCTGGTCGCCACCGACATCCAGGGAAACCTGCGGGATTTTCAGCGCATGGTCACGCTGCTGGAGCGCTCGCCCGAGGACAGCATCCTCGTGTTCACCGGAGACATGGTGCACGGGCCGGACCCGGTCACGGAAGCGCAATGGCCGGACTACCTGGGCACCCCCTACAAGGACGAGTCCCCCCAGGTCATCCAGGCCTTCCTCCAGGCCCAGGCCCGCTTCCCGGGGCGCGTCCACTGCCTCATGGGCAACCACGAGCACGCCCACGTGGGGGGCCCGCGCACCGCGAAGTTCCACGCGGACGAGGCCCAGGTGCTGGAGGAGCGCATGAGCCCGGAGGAGGTGAAGGCGCTTCGCCGCCTCATCCAGGAGCTGCCCCTGGTGGCCGCGGCCCCCAACGGCGTCGTCCTCTTGCACGCGGCGCCCTCGGCGCCCCTGAAGAACCTGGCCCAGCTCGAGAACGTGAAGCTGGATGGCTACTTCGGCTGGGGCATCGAGGAGTTCTTCCGCGAGACGGTGCTGGGCCCCATGCTCTGGAGCCGCATGGCCACCGCGGAGCAGGCCCGCGCGTTCCTGGCCACGCTGGGCGGGCGCATCGCCATCTACGGCCACGACGTGGTGCGCGAGGGCTACGAGCGCATGGGCCTGGAGCAGCTGTGCGTCTCCACCAGCTTCGCGCTCCTGGACGAGCACAAGACGTACGTGCAGCTGGACCTGGGCACGGTCTACCCGGACGTCCAGATGCTGCGCGAGGGCATCGAGCTGCGGCGGCTGTACGGCTGAGCGGGCCCCCGGAAGGGCCCGCCCGCAGGCTCAGACTTCCAGCGTGGGCAGGAAGCCGTAGGGGTCCGTCTTGCGCTGCGGCCCCAGGTCATCCAGCGGCGGGGCGATGCGCAGCAGGCCCATGGCCAGCAGCCGGTGCATCGACCGGGAGGCAGCCGCCTCCCCCATGGCCGCGGTCCGCAAGGCCTGGCGGATGGTGCCGGTGCCCCGGAGCTTGGAATACAGGTAGAGATCGTCCGCCGTGAGCGAGGGCGGCAGCGGGCGGGGCAGGGGCTCGAAGTGCAGCCGCCCGTCCAGCGCGAACAGCTCGTCACACGAGGCCAGCGTCAGGGAGACCTCCGCCGCGCGGTACAGCGCGTGCGCCTCCTGGACCGGGCCCCGCTCGAGCACCTGCGCGGCCACCTCCAGCGCGTGCTCGTACTTGCCGATCTCCATGAACCGCCGGGCCACGGAGAGCATCTCCGGCACGTCCGCGGCCTCGCCGATCTGCGAGTGCCGGTCCACGTGGGGCGAGATGGCCCCGCGCCGGTACAGGTGCAGGAGCCGCCGCGCCACGTAAATGCGGGGCTCCGCGCCCGAGGCGAGCAGCTCCGCCAGCGTGGCGCCGCCCTCCGCGCGGCTCAGCAGCGAGGACTCCTCGTCGGAGAAGCTGCCCAGCGCGTACTCGTGGAAGACGCGGAAGGTGGTGTCCATGCCGGTGAAGATCTCCCGGAACACCTTCCACTCGCGCAGCCGCTCCAGCGCGTCCCGGTGCAGGCTCGCCAGGGACAGCTTCAGCTCCACCGCCTGCTCCAGGGAGGGCATCTGCAGGGTGAACTCCACCTCGCCCGAGTCCCAGTTGTAGCAGTCGAAGAAGGCCTCGCGCGCCTTGTGCTCCAGCGCCTCCTGGAGCCGGGACAGCTCCACGAACTGCTGCCGCACCAGGAACGCCCCGTAGGGCAGCCGCGCCAGCTCCGCCGCCTCGTACGCCAGCGCCGCCCGGGGCGCATCGAGGATGTCCAGATCCACCAGCACCTGCGCCAGGTGCTCGGCGGGCACATTGGAGCTCTCGCCCACCACGTAGCCGTCGCGGAAGAGGAAATACCGGGCCACCGCGCCACGCTCCACGCGCAGGGTGCCTTCGACCTTCCGAGCCAGGAGGGCCGGCACCGTGACGTCCATCGGGTAGTGGCTCAAGCTCCCCTTGAAGTGCTCCATTCGACCTCTCTCCCAGGCGGACGGCGGCCTGCGCGCAACACATGTGAGATTAGCGTTCCCCCTGCCGCTTCACAACCCACTGAAATTTCAGCCTTTTTTATGCAGTGGACACAAAGATCCAGTGGGAGGTGCCCCCCTGCGTTGATTGACGAACGTGGGGTGTTGCCCAGAGCACCCGGAGTCCGGGGGAAAAGGCGGTTGCAGTGTGGGCTTCGGGTATGCGAACGAGAGCGCCCATGCGGATTCTCTCCGGCGTTCAATCCTCGGGACGGCTGCACATCGGCAACTACTACGGCGCCATCCGGCAGTTCATCCAACTGCAGAGCGAGGGCGAGGCGCTCTACTTCATCGCCGACCTGCACGCGCTCACCACGGTGAGGGATCCGGCCAAGGCGCGGGAGTTCACCCGCGAGGCGGCGCTCGCGTACCTGTCGCTGGGGTTGGACCCCAGCCGGGCCATCCTCTTCCGGCAGAGCGACGTGCGCGAGGTGACGGAGCTGTACTGGATTCTGGGCACGGTGGTGCCGCACGCGAACCTGGAGCGGGCCCATAGCTACAAGGACAAGACGGCCAAGGGCATCAGCGCGGACTTCGGCCTCTTCGCCTACCCGGTGCTGATGGCCGCCGACATCCTCCTGTACAGCGCGGACGCGGTGCCCGTGGGCAAGGACCAGGTGCAGCACATCGAGTTCGCGCGCGACTGGGCGGTGAAGTTCAACCTCACCTACGTGCCGGGGTATGACCCGGCCGACCCCGAGGGCAAGGAGAAGGGCCACGCGCCCGGCATCCTCAAGCTGCCCGAGGCCCGGCTCCAGGAGAACACCGCCACGGTGATGGGCATCGACGGGCAGAAGATGTCCAAGTCCTACAACAACACCATCGACCTGTTCGGGGACGAGAAGGAGATCAAGAAGCGCTTCATGAGCATCAAGTCGGACTCCACCCCGGTGGAGGCCCCCAAGCCCACCGAGGGCAGCGCGCTTTACGACTTGATGAAGGTGATGCTGCCGCCGGCCGAGTTCGCCGCGGCGGATGCCACCTGGCGCGCGGGCGGCAAGGGCTATGGGGAGTACAAGAAGCTGCTCCTGGAGGCCTTCCACGCCACCTTCGGGCCCGCGCGCCAGCGCCGCGAGGAGCTGCTCAAGGACCCGGCCGAGCTGGAGCGCATCCTCCAGGACGGCGCCCGGCGGGCCCGCGAGAAGGCCGCCCCCCTGATGGAGCAGGTCCGCCGCGCGGTGGGTATCTCCTGAGGTTGGCCCCGGGCGGTGGAAAGTTTGACCCCTTGGGAGGCCACTGCTAAGGGGTTCAGTCCGATGTTCCCCAAGGATGACCGGTGACCGATGAGCGCCGGGAGCCGCCCGAAGAGGGCTCCGGCGACACCGAGGTGCCCCGCTCGCCCGGGGACGCCTTCCGGATTGCCCTGCCCAATTTCGAGGGTCCGCTGGACCTGCTGCTCCACCTCATCCGGGAGCACCGCCTCGACATCTTCGACATCCCCATTGCGCTGATTGTCGAGAAGTACCTGGAATACCTGGAGCGGATGCGGGAGCTGAACCTCGACATCGCCGGGGAGTTCCTGGTGATGGCCGCCACCCTGGCGCACCTCAAGAGCCGCATGCTCCTGCCGCGCCAGGAGGCTGCCCCCCTGGAGGCCACCGAGGCGGCCGTGGAGGAGGCGAACGATCCGCGTGCCGAATTGGTGCGCCGGTTGTTGGAGTACCAAAAGTACAAGGACGCGGCGGAGCAGCTCGCCCGGCAGGACTTGCTGGGCCGGGACGTGTACACGCGCAACGTGCCGGTGGAGGCGGTGCCCATCCCCGAGGAGGAGGTGGGGCTGCAGGAGTTCTCGGTCCTCAAGCTCATCGAGGCGCTGGACCGGGTGCTCGAGCGGCTGGTCCCCAAGGTGCAGCACGAGGTGGTACTGGAGCGGGTGAGCCTCTCGGACGCCCTGCTGAAGGTAGCCGAGCGGGTGCGCGCCGAGGGCCAGGTGGTGTTCCTGAGCCTGTTCACCGAGGCCAGCACGCGGCAGGAAGTCGTTGTGACGTTCCTCGCGATCCTGGAGATGGTAAAGCGGCGCCTCATCCGCGTGGTTCAAGAGGAACCGTTGAAGGACATCATCCTGACCGCCAACGGCGACGCCCTGGAGCGTCTGGTCCCCACGGAGGTGGACGAGAGTGACTACCGGTAGGAAGACGGACAAGGGAACGCCCGCTGGCCCGCCCGCTGGGACGCCCGGGGGCCCCGGGCCCTTCTCCGAGGACGAGATCGCCGCCGTCACCGGGCCCGGGGGCGACAGCGACCTGGACGAGGTGGAGGCCATCGCCATCGAGGAGGACGCCGGGCCGGACTTGGAGACGTCCTTCGAGAAGCTCGTCCAGAAGAGCCGCCGGCTGTCCGAGGACCGCATCCGCACGGTGCTCCAGAGCGTGCTGTTCGTGGCCGACAAGCCGCTCACGGTGGACCAGCTCTTCGAGAGCACCGGCATCGACCGGGAGCTCATCGCCAAGGCGCTCAACCAGATTTCTGGCCTCCACCGGGACGGCGTCAACGGCATCGTCCTGCACGAGGTGGCCGACGGGTGGCAATTCCGCACGGACCCGCATTCGGCGGAATACGTGCGGCGCTACCTCCGGGTGAAGCCGCAGCGGCTGACCCGGGCCGCGGTGGAGACGCTGGCCATCATCGCCTACCGGCAGCCCGTCACCCGGCCCGAGGTGGAGGACATCCGGGGCGTGGATTGCGGAGCGGTCATCAAGGCGTTGATGGACCGGAAGCTGGTAAAGATTCTCGGGAAGAAGGAAGAGGTGGGACGGCCCATCCTCTATGGCACCACGCGCGAATTCCTGGAGTTCTTCGCGCTCAAGGACCTGGCCTCCCTGCCCACGCTCCGGGAATTCCACGAGCTGACGCAGGAGCACCGGGAAATCGTCGAGAAGGAAGCCGCGCCGGTGCCCGGGGCCGCCGGCACGGTGGAAGCCCTGTCGGACCCAGGCTTTCAGAAGCGCCTGGACAAGAACGCAGCGGCGTCAGAGGCCGCGCTGGACAAGCTGGAAGAGGCCATCGCGGCCGCCGAGAAGACGCAGAAGGCCACCAGCGGCCTGTTGACGAACACGCCCCCGGCACCTCCCGAAGAGGGGAGCCCGGGGCCCAAGCCCGAATAACGGGCACGAAGGCATCACGAGAATGGCTGAACGATTGCAGAAGTACCTGGCCCGCGCGGGAGTCGCTTCGCGCCGGCACGCCGAAGAGCTCATCACCGCCGGCCGGGTGATGGTGAACAACCAGAAGGTGACCGAGCTGGGCAGCCGGGTGGAGCCCGGCACGGACCTGGTCAGCGTGGATGGCGAGCTGGTGTCGCTGCCCGAAACCTCTTCCTACTACCTGCTGTACAAGCCGGCCGGCGTCGTGACGACGCTGTCGGACCCCCAGGGCCGACCCACGGTGGCCAACTACGTGGAGTCCACCGGCAAGCGGCTCTTCCCCGTGGGCCGCCTGGACTATGACGCCGAGGGCGCGCTGCTCTTCACGGACGACGGGGCGCTGGCGCACAAGCTCACGCACCCCAGCTTCCAGGTGCCGCGCACGTACCTGGCCAAGGTGAAGGGCGTGCCGGACCGGGCCACGCTGGAGAAGCTGCGCGGCGGCGTGCGGCTCGAGGACGGCATGGCCACCCCCCTGTCGGTGGACCTGTTCGAGCAGGCCGAGCGCAACACGTGGCTGAAGATTGTCGTCGCCGAGGGGCGGCCCCACCTCATCAAGCGGCTGTGCGCCGCAGTGGGGCACCCCGTGGTGCGCCTGTTCCGGCCGGCCTACGCCGGGGTGGGCGTGAGTGGCGTGCGCCCAGGTGAGCTGCGCGCGCTGTCCGCCACCGAGGTGCGCCTGCTGCAGGACGTGGCCGAGGCGCGTACGGCCCCCCCCGAGGGCGAGCTGAACCTGCCGCCCCGGCGGCACGGTCGCGCGGCCCCGGGCTTCGAGGGAGACGACGACGACGAGGGGTTCGAGGTGGGGGATGGGGCCCCGGCCGCTGCGAAGAAGGCGCCTGCCCGGTCCGCCGCGGCGAAGCGTCCGGAGCGCAAACCGGCTGGGAAGCCGGCTCGCAAGGAGGAGGGTGGCAGCCGCCTGGTGCGCTTCGACCGGACCCGGCCCGCGCCCCAGGACGAAGAGGACAGCGATCGTCCCCGCCGCGCGGAGTGGAAGAAGGATGAGGGCAGTGCCCGTCCGGAGCGCAAGGAGTGGAAGCCTCGCGGCGAGGGCTCCGAGCGTCCCGAGCGCAAGTCCTACGCGCCTCGCGGTGAAGGCGCGGGCCGTCCGGAGCGCAAGTCCTGGGCGCCCCGGGGTGAAGGCGCGGGCCGCCCCGAGCGCAAGCCCTACGCGCCCCGGGGTGAAAGCGCAGGCCGTCCAGAGCGCAAGTCCTACGCACCCCGGGGTGAGGGCTCCGAGCGTCCCGAGCGCAAGTCCTGGGCTCCCCGTGGTGAGAGCGCGGGCCGTCCCGAGCGCAAGCCCTACGCACCCCGGGGTGAGGGCTCCGAGCGTCCCGAGCGCAAGTCCTGGGCTCCCCGTGGCGAGAGCGCGGGCCGTCCCGAGCGCAAGCCCTACGCACCCCGGGGTGAAGGGGAGGGCCGTCCCGAGCGCAAGCCCTACGCGCCTCGCGGTGAGGGCTCCGAGCGTCCCGAGCGCAAGTCCTGGGCTCCCCGTGGCGAGAGCGCGGGCCGTCCTGAGCGGAAGTCCTATGCGCCTCGCGGCGAAGGCGCGGGCCGTCCCGAGCGCAAGCCCTACACGCCCCGTGGAGAAGGCGCGGGCCGTCCCGAGCGCCGGGAGTGGAAGCCTCGTGGCGAAGGCTCCGAGCGTCCCGAGCGCAAGCCCTACGCCCCCCGTGGCGAAGGCGCGGGCCGTCCCGAGCGCAAGCCCTACGCCCCCCGTGGCGAAAGCGCGGGCCGTCCCGAGCGCCGGGAGTGGAAGCCTCGCGGTGAGGGGCCGGAACGCCCGCGC containing:
- a CDS encoding segregation and condensation protein A: MTDERREPPEEGSGDTEVPRSPGDAFRIALPNFEGPLDLLLHLIREHRLDIFDIPIALIVEKYLEYLERMRELNLDIAGEFLVMAATLAHLKSRMLLPRQEAAPLEATEAAVEEANDPRAELVRRLLEYQKYKDAAEQLARQDLLGRDVYTRNVPVEAVPIPEEEVGLQEFSVLKLIEALDRVLERLVPKVQHEVVLERVSLSDALLKVAERVRAEGQVVFLSLFTEASTRQEVVVTFLAILEMVKRRLIRVVQEEPLKDIILTANGDALERLVPTEVDESDYR
- a CDS encoding DUF4388 domain-containing protein; amino-acid sequence: MEHFKGSLSHYPMDVTVPALLARKVEGTLRVERGAVARYFLFRDGYVVGESSNVPAEHLAQVLVDLDILDAPRAALAYEAAELARLPYGAFLVRQQFVELSRLQEALEHKAREAFFDCYNWDSGEVEFTLQMPSLEQAVELKLSLASLHRDALERLREWKVFREIFTGMDTTFRVFHEYALGSFSDEESSLLSRAEGGATLAELLASGAEPRIYVARRLLHLYRRGAISPHVDRHSQIGEAADVPEMLSVARRFMEIGKYEHALEVAAQVLERGPVQEAHALYRAAEVSLTLASCDELFALDGRLHFEPLPRPLPPSLTADDLYLYSKLRGTGTIRQALRTAAMGEAAASRSMHRLLAMGLLRIAPPLDDLGPQRKTDPYGFLPTLEV
- a CDS encoding metallophosphoesterase, which codes for MTSRLLRLPDSGRLLVATDIQGNLRDFQRMVTLLERSPEDSILVFTGDMVHGPDPVTEAQWPDYLGTPYKDESPQVIQAFLQAQARFPGRVHCLMGNHEHAHVGGPRTAKFHADEAQVLEERMSPEEVKALRRLIQELPLVAAAPNGVVLLHAAPSAPLKNLAQLENVKLDGYFGWGIEEFFRETVLGPMLWSRMATAEQARAFLATLGGRIAIYGHDVVREGYERMGLEQLCVSTSFALLDEHKTYVQLDLGTVYPDVQMLREGIELRRLYG
- the scpB gene encoding SMC-Scp complex subunit ScpB, whose translation is MTTGRKTDKGTPAGPPAGTPGGPGPFSEDEIAAVTGPGGDSDLDEVEAIAIEEDAGPDLETSFEKLVQKSRRLSEDRIRTVLQSVLFVADKPLTVDQLFESTGIDRELIAKALNQISGLHRDGVNGIVLHEVADGWQFRTDPHSAEYVRRYLRVKPQRLTRAAVETLAIIAYRQPVTRPEVEDIRGVDCGAVIKALMDRKLVKILGKKEEVGRPILYGTTREFLEFFALKDLASLPTLREFHELTQEHREIVEKEAAPVPGAAGTVEALSDPGFQKRLDKNAAASEAALDKLEEAIAAAEKTQKATSGLLTNTPPAPPEEGSPGPKPE
- the trpS gene encoding tryptophan--tRNA ligase, with amino-acid sequence MRILSGVQSSGRLHIGNYYGAIRQFIQLQSEGEALYFIADLHALTTVRDPAKAREFTREAALAYLSLGLDPSRAILFRQSDVREVTELYWILGTVVPHANLERAHSYKDKTAKGISADFGLFAYPVLMAADILLYSADAVPVGKDQVQHIEFARDWAVKFNLTYVPGYDPADPEGKEKGHAPGILKLPEARLQENTATVMGIDGQKMSKSYNNTIDLFGDEKEIKKRFMSIKSDSTPVEAPKPTEGSALYDLMKVMLPPAEFAAADATWRAGGKGYGEYKKLLLEAFHATFGPARQRREELLKDPAELERILQDGARRAREKAAPLMEQVRRAVGIS
- a CDS encoding pseudouridine synthase; this encodes MAERLQKYLARAGVASRRHAEELITAGRVMVNNQKVTELGSRVEPGTDLVSVDGELVSLPETSSYYLLYKPAGVVTTLSDPQGRPTVANYVESTGKRLFPVGRLDYDAEGALLFTDDGALAHKLTHPSFQVPRTYLAKVKGVPDRATLEKLRGGVRLEDGMATPLSVDLFEQAERNTWLKIVVAEGRPHLIKRLCAAVGHPVVRLFRPAYAGVGVSGVRPGELRALSATEVRLLQDVAEARTAPPEGELNLPPRRHGRAAPGFEGDDDDEGFEVGDGAPAAAKKAPARSAAAKRPERKPAGKPARKEEGGSRLVRFDRTRPAPQDEEDSDRPRRAEWKKDEGSARPERKEWKPRGEGSERPERKSYAPRGEGAGRPERKSWAPRGEGAGRPERKPYAPRGESAGRPERKSYAPRGEGSERPERKSWAPRGESAGRPERKPYAPRGEGSERPERKSWAPRGESAGRPERKPYAPRGEGEGRPERKPYAPRGEGSERPERKSWAPRGESAGRPERKSYAPRGEGAGRPERKPYTPRGEGAGRPERREWKPRGEGSERPERKPYAPRGEGAGRPERKPYAPRGESAGRPERREWKPRGEGPERPRAPRFGGAAGADRPARRAPRAEGGEGGGKGFTDWNKNKKRGTETSWDSRRPSTAGSRGPRKPPGPRRPR